The following are encoded in a window of Neomicrococcus lactis genomic DNA:
- a CDS encoding glycosyltransferase encodes MKLSIIVPACNAEGKVGASIRSLEKLELDPNEFEVIFVDDASTDRTAEVLSNVCRKHRNWRLIKLDENSGSPSKPRNVGTSVAQGEYIFFLDCDDEVIPGSLSSQLEVAEKLNLDVVRAPLVVSERGKLPFETNQIPSFPHDGDAVEKIESIVRHQSTTNSTLIRRSHLLDSDIRWPEHLHMGEDTIFLLNALSHTEKIGYVEEPAIIYNRAITETKSATQQYGARELESHLNVWQTAESLLSSIGSSYLKIRGQVALKFAIESLHKHYVGDISEESFLQLSRFLNQHSDVTANYEFAPRIAGTFRFIMAGDYANFLLDIKPRLLIAGNDLKFILAAVPDLEQHYQVRVDEWKGHDIHDEKHSLELLRWAEIVWCEWLLGNAVWYASHKRWNQKLVVRLHLFELTRDFGNKIDNRKVDSFFSVSVPTTEDMMRVFRFPREKVRVIPNFVDVNAYNSSEDPDRVFRLAIVGILPARKGYRKALELLASLVRIDSRYSLTVFGKMPKELPWVYNDPAERAYFEECDDFIKRNNLEQHLHVGGWVDTRESLCDYGYVLSLSDFESFHVAPAEAFASGNQALFLPWPGVEYIYPSEYIHADIYSMRDEILEGRNVEYFERSSKRGQDYVSENYDLPVFVQEVRNMLTEI; translated from the coding sequence ATGAAACTTAGTATCATCGTTCCCGCATGCAATGCCGAGGGAAAAGTCGGCGCGTCTATTCGCTCGCTCGAAAAACTCGAGCTCGATCCCAACGAATTCGAAGTGATATTCGTAGACGATGCTTCTACGGACAGAACTGCGGAAGTTCTATCAAATGTCTGTCGTAAGCATCGCAATTGGCGACTCATCAAGTTGGATGAGAACAGTGGGTCCCCTTCAAAACCCCGAAATGTCGGAACAAGTGTTGCGCAGGGTGAATACATCTTCTTCCTTGATTGCGACGACGAAGTCATTCCGGGCTCCTTGTCGTCCCAGCTAGAGGTGGCAGAGAAACTCAATTTGGATGTTGTGAGGGCACCTCTAGTCGTCAGCGAACGAGGGAAATTGCCTTTTGAAACAAATCAAATTCCGTCATTCCCCCACGACGGTGACGCGGTTGAAAAAATTGAATCGATTGTCCGTCACCAGAGCACGACCAATTCAACGCTTATCCGTCGTTCTCATTTGTTAGATTCGGATATTCGATGGCCCGAACATCTTCATATGGGCGAAGACACAATTTTCCTGCTGAATGCGCTCTCACATACCGAGAAGATTGGTTATGTTGAAGAGCCAGCGATCATCTACAACCGGGCAATAACGGAAACGAAATCTGCAACCCAGCAATATGGAGCGCGGGAGTTAGAGTCCCATCTCAATGTATGGCAGACGGCAGAGTCTCTGTTGTCTTCTATCGGATCCAGCTATCTAAAGATTCGGGGGCAGGTCGCGCTCAAATTCGCTATTGAATCTCTTCACAAGCACTATGTTGGAGACATTAGCGAAGAGTCATTTCTGCAACTTTCCCGCTTCTTGAACCAGCACTCCGACGTGACGGCGAACTATGAGTTTGCGCCACGAATTGCGGGAACTTTCCGCTTTATCATGGCTGGCGATTATGCCAATTTTCTATTGGACATCAAGCCGCGCCTTCTGATCGCCGGGAATGATCTCAAGTTCATCCTGGCTGCTGTGCCTGACTTGGAGCAGCACTATCAAGTGCGTGTCGATGAATGGAAGGGTCACGACATTCATGATGAAAAGCACAGTCTTGAGTTGCTTAGATGGGCCGAAATAGTCTGGTGTGAGTGGTTGCTTGGAAACGCTGTCTGGTATGCGTCGCACAAGCGATGGAACCAAAAGCTAGTTGTTAGGCTCCACCTGTTTGAACTTACCCGGGACTTTGGAAATAAGATCGACAATCGCAAAGTCGACAGTTTCTTCTCAGTTTCTGTCCCGACGACCGAGGACATGATGCGGGTCTTCCGTTTTCCGCGTGAGAAAGTGCGTGTCATCCCGAACTTTGTTGATGTAAACGCCTATAACTCTAGCGAAGATCCCGACCGCGTCTTCCGGCTCGCCATTGTCGGAATTCTGCCAGCAAGGAAGGGATATCGGAAAGCACTAGAATTACTCGCTTCGCTTGTCCGAATAGATTCCAGATATTCATTGACGGTTTTTGGCAAGATGCCCAAGGAGCTTCCGTGGGTTTATAACGATCCGGCTGAACGCGCCTATTTTGAAGAGTGTGATGACTTCATAAAGCGAAATAACTTGGAACAGCACTTACATGTAGGTGGGTGGGTGGATACCCGCGAGTCACTGTGCGACTACGGATATGTTTTGTCGCTTAGTGATTTCGAGAGTTTCCATGTTGCACCGGCAGAGGCTTTCGCCAGCGGAAATCAAGCTCTGTTTCTTCCTTGGCCAGGAGTTGAATATATCTACCCAAGTGAGTACATTCACGCGGACATATATTCAATGCGGGATGAAATTCTTGAGGGTCGCAATGTTGAGTACTTTGAACGATCTTCAAAACGCGGCCAAGATTATGTTTCAGAGAATTATGATCTTCCGGTATTTGTGCAAGAAGTCCGAAATATGTTGACAGAGATCTAG
- a CDS encoding glycosyltransferase family protein: MAQIAVSPIRPSEPGDAWLVVDEDPLCAEFAVDGSSEYLLSFSADISPKLHKLSEKVALVLFEFFDSSRKRIRSGGGFYSGIHEDFLYIDDTEASERKFRFSTPPNAVTIKIGFQKWGREGCLVKVTNHLSLSKFIEQPVDGVHNTGEIELSTPRAEDEVILDELPMWASFQAPADADIELSIQSLKVQSDFREKTAVVWLNFFDADHLPLAVPGQLSSGKFGYFRYVDAARPAINLVTFTTPPRTAFVRAGVSSWNKSAVTISSKIGIRLLNEKYLNLETTEDASVPTDSIYKLAPSLGQDSYLPLTSKPRWVTVPVENNDLRFGLNIEGTHDSWRLKSALVRIEFLSADGAIIPGEAPIKRSDRVGDYIYVDATEPKTYKYELTTPQGCVKVRLGFQTWAAKPLTIRLRNRLSISHRAKRSNVSKPKSNASKVSTSRARKVAKSQPKRAHELKVALICDEFTYNSFKYEFRPIILEPKTWLETFENEKPDLFFCESAWSGVDSETRPWKGQIYSSINFDKENRTELLKILEYCKDKGIPTVFWNKEDPSHFDDKVHNFVDTASKFDFAFTTDADCVERYKSEHNFKNVSALSFATQPRLFNPISDGVRSSDVIFAGSWYANHVERSADMEAIFDSILDSGLNLEIFDRYFGTTDEHHLFPERFTKYTKPAISHTELARVYKSSVFGLNINTVTESTTMFARRVFELMSSNTLVISNYAEGIEKFFGDNVITVRDDSSVLSELKDQDVERIRDENLHHVLSEHTYTKRFKQILDEIGFVYEPEDDQIALVSLVSTEDEIRSLITRFRYYSDVASKLVLVLVDDVPDSEVRHFYTKYNKLGTLVVSRSLWRKQTVRPESVLGTSNFALVSLHDFPDKEVLRKASLHLSYVDGPIIHGATKKYQFETRAAVANIVAPNWYLGTAILNAGTEIRGSFYLV, from the coding sequence GTGGCACAAATAGCCGTTTCGCCGATAAGGCCAAGTGAACCTGGGGATGCATGGCTAGTAGTCGATGAAGATCCCTTATGTGCTGAATTCGCAGTCGACGGCTCGTCTGAGTACTTATTATCCTTCTCTGCAGACATTTCCCCTAAGTTGCACAAATTGTCAGAAAAGGTCGCGTTAGTACTTTTTGAGTTCTTTGACAGCTCAAGAAAGCGAATTAGATCAGGTGGCGGGTTCTACAGCGGCATTCATGAGGATTTTCTCTATATTGACGATACAGAAGCTTCCGAAAGGAAATTCCGATTTTCGACACCTCCAAATGCTGTAACGATCAAAATCGGCTTCCAAAAGTGGGGTCGCGAAGGGTGCCTAGTTAAAGTCACGAACCACCTGTCGCTTTCCAAATTTATCGAACAGCCAGTGGACGGCGTTCACAATACTGGCGAAATCGAGCTATCTACCCCTCGCGCTGAAGATGAGGTAATTCTTGACGAATTACCTATGTGGGCAAGCTTCCAAGCGCCGGCCGATGCTGACATCGAACTTTCAATTCAGTCGCTGAAGGTTCAGAGTGATTTTCGTGAAAAGACAGCCGTGGTTTGGCTCAATTTCTTTGACGCAGATCATTTGCCACTTGCCGTTCCAGGGCAGCTATCCAGCGGAAAATTCGGATATTTTCGTTATGTTGATGCCGCGCGACCTGCAATAAACTTAGTCACATTTACAACGCCACCACGCACCGCCTTTGTACGAGCTGGCGTATCGAGCTGGAACAAAAGTGCCGTCACCATTTCTAGCAAGATTGGCATTCGCCTACTCAACGAGAAATATCTCAATTTAGAAACGACTGAGGATGCCTCCGTTCCAACGGATTCGATCTACAAGCTGGCGCCATCTCTCGGCCAGGACTCATACTTGCCGCTCACCAGCAAGCCGCGGTGGGTGACCGTCCCGGTTGAAAACAATGATCTCCGCTTTGGCCTGAACATCGAAGGAACCCACGACTCTTGGCGGCTGAAGAGCGCCCTTGTTCGCATTGAATTTCTCAGCGCTGATGGGGCCATCATCCCCGGTGAAGCGCCTATTAAGCGCAGCGACAGGGTCGGTGACTATATATATGTTGACGCAACTGAGCCGAAGACATACAAATACGAACTTACAACGCCTCAAGGGTGCGTCAAAGTACGGTTAGGCTTTCAAACATGGGCCGCTAAACCTCTGACAATTCGTTTGCGCAACAGATTGTCCATCAGCCATAGAGCAAAACGATCGAACGTTTCAAAGCCTAAGTCGAACGCTTCAAAAGTGAGCACTTCGCGTGCACGGAAAGTAGCGAAGTCACAGCCGAAACGTGCGCACGAACTCAAAGTTGCGCTTATTTGTGACGAATTCACATATAACAGCTTCAAGTACGAGTTCCGGCCAATCATTCTGGAGCCGAAAACGTGGCTTGAAACTTTTGAGAATGAAAAGCCCGACTTGTTCTTTTGTGAATCGGCCTGGTCGGGCGTGGATTCTGAAACGCGGCCTTGGAAAGGTCAGATCTACTCAAGCATCAATTTTGACAAGGAAAATCGGACCGAGCTGCTCAAGATTCTTGAGTACTGCAAGGACAAAGGAATTCCCACAGTTTTCTGGAACAAAGAGGACCCTTCTCATTTCGATGACAAAGTACATAACTTCGTAGACACTGCTTCAAAATTCGATTTTGCGTTCACAACCGACGCTGACTGTGTAGAACGGTATAAGTCGGAACATAATTTCAAGAATGTGTCGGCGCTTTCTTTTGCTACTCAGCCGCGTCTATTCAATCCAATTTCAGACGGTGTTCGCTCAAGCGATGTAATCTTCGCCGGAAGCTGGTATGCAAATCACGTTGAACGAAGCGCAGATATGGAAGCGATTTTCGATTCGATATTGGACTCGGGTCTGAATCTTGAAATATTCGATAGGTACTTTGGCACAACAGATGAACATCACCTATTCCCTGAGCGCTTCACCAAGTACACAAAACCGGCGATTTCACATACTGAATTAGCTCGGGTATACAAATCGAGCGTCTTCGGCCTAAACATCAATACGGTGACCGAATCCACAACTATGTTTGCTCGACGAGTCTTCGAGTTGATGTCTAGCAACACACTTGTCATATCCAACTATGCAGAGGGCATTGAGAAGTTCTTCGGTGACAACGTAATTACTGTTCGCGACGACTCTAGTGTGCTTAGCGAATTGAAAGATCAGGATGTCGAACGCATTCGAGACGAAAATCTTCACCACGTTCTCAGTGAGCACACTTACACGAAAAGATTCAAGCAGATTCTCGATGAAATAGGTTTTGTCTATGAACCAGAAGACGATCAAATCGCGCTCGTAAGCCTGGTATCGACGGAAGACGAAATACGATCACTTATCACTCGCTTCAGATATTACTCAGATGTTGCGAGCAAGTTGGTTCTAGTCCTAGTCGACGACGTGCCAGATTCCGAAGTTCGTCACTTTTACACGAAATACAACAAACTTGGGACCTTAGTCGTTTCTCGTTCATTGTGGCGAAAACAGACGGTACGGCCTGAATCCGTGCTCGGGACGTCTAACTTCGCGTTGGTCAGCCTGCATGACTTCCCTGATAAGGAAGTGCTTAGAAAAGCGTCGCTGCATCTAAGTTACGTTGATGGCCCGATCATTCACGGTGCCACAAAGAAATATCAGTTTGAAACCCGTGCTGCGGTGGCAAATATCGTCGCCCCAAATTGGTATCTCGGAACTGCGATACTCAACGCAGGTACTGAGATTCGTGGCAGCTTCTATCTTGTCTAA
- a CDS encoding FkbM family methyltransferase yields MTLNKSSVEGLGEINQDLTKLELNSLHNRKVTIYGVSDDHITKTIQESNTFYEWFLLTALQPFVSAGGLVVDVGANIGNHSIYFAASKGAKVVAFEPQPQIARILQRNIEVNFLDNLVEIRRCALGEARAVAHGQLSKGNFGATKMILGEGDIQVSTLDDENFNDRVRILKVDAEGMDLAVLRGGESLIERDRPVISCEVSSASDLSELTKWVGEVGYTFAGKYNATPTFLLLPFRSATEIAAYNRYVSTSMVNSNLMARDQAYRINVLASRVSALEERIKQLENR; encoded by the coding sequence GTGACATTGAATAAGTCTTCTGTCGAAGGACTTGGGGAGATAAATCAAGATCTCACCAAGCTTGAACTTAATAGCCTGCACAATCGTAAAGTCACCATCTACGGTGTCTCCGACGACCACATCACAAAGACAATTCAAGAATCAAACACGTTTTATGAGTGGTTCCTGCTTACCGCGCTCCAACCATTTGTCAGCGCTGGAGGACTCGTTGTTGATGTCGGAGCAAATATTGGAAATCATTCGATTTATTTCGCTGCTTCAAAAGGCGCGAAAGTAGTCGCTTTTGAGCCTCAGCCTCAGATTGCCAGAATTCTCCAGCGAAATATCGAAGTGAACTTCCTGGACAACCTCGTAGAGATTCGTCGGTGTGCGCTAGGTGAAGCTCGGGCGGTCGCACATGGTCAACTTTCGAAAGGGAACTTCGGAGCGACCAAAATGATTCTTGGAGAGGGGGACATTCAGGTTTCAACCCTTGACGACGAGAATTTCAACGATCGTGTTCGAATACTCAAAGTTGATGCTGAAGGAATGGACCTAGCCGTCCTAAGGGGAGGGGAATCGCTAATTGAACGAGATCGCCCAGTAATCTCATGCGAAGTTTCTAGCGCAAGCGATCTCTCGGAACTGACTAAGTGGGTGGGGGAGGTCGGCTACACTTTTGCGGGAAAGTACAACGCAACACCTACTTTTTTGCTTCTACCTTTTCGTTCAGCCACGGAAATCGCGGCATATAACCGATATGTCAGCACCAGTATGGTGAACAGTAACTTGATGGCAAGAGATCAGGCCTACCGAATTAACGTTCTTGCAAGCCGTGTTTCGGCTTTGGAAGAGCGGATCAAGCAACTGGAAAATCGGTGA
- a CDS encoding DUF6270 domain-containing protein — protein sequence MTTFASNDYEVWDQPIFDWASADAFDDASVIQNGIHRIGIGGGPSLDYLVSVSPETDENGPLLVFFNAAIANRDQKTPPFFSGKVLANRLNMDFLSISDPSTSLDDSLGLAWYTGNQYGNVVGALEQSLKTIAHRFGRRLLLIGGSGGGFAAIHLGGLLGELATVIAWNPQTDIFEYNADFVQRYLGIAFPEELGDSLDQSEWKVEAKERLNRRGVQTNLLSVSSKPMQAIIFQNSSDWHVAAHLAPLIESWGMENLGRGLYRTAPDVIALIANFGEGHAALPAELLIPAIHALSGSNTSVMDVFKSQEVVTKLSVADTRLLPRDLRGISDAISEDMSLELQFLPTGILKVEALHRHSPQGIGRMRYRYFTESQTGERTYRANSFAASANIKVDGTDVCAGVELSDGFQHHLIELSSEIPWARQQVFILGSCVSRDSFEDPRAPKLAGYVARTSLASAFAEHPHIAVDLLQNPSPFQRRMVQTDINKELKDRLQSTHFDLLLVDLIDERLGLMNDAGGYYTDSPELRACKFIPSRENNIPLGSQEYYDAFDRGLGQLLKAVPSTKIVVNEAYWAAVDTVNQSVADPEVVEFNNGVLKVLYDKLRAIPGVRFISHEAEVMRADPSHKWGVSPFHFGKDFESSLIAGLRTMSIS from the coding sequence ATGACAACCTTCGCCAGTAACGATTACGAAGTCTGGGATCAACCGATCTTCGACTGGGCTTCCGCAGACGCTTTCGACGACGCAAGCGTAATTCAGAATGGCATTCATCGGATTGGCATCGGAGGAGGCCCTTCACTGGACTATCTCGTTTCTGTCAGTCCAGAAACTGATGAAAACGGACCTCTCTTAGTATTTTTCAACGCGGCGATTGCGAATCGTGATCAGAAGACTCCACCGTTCTTCTCCGGCAAGGTGCTGGCTAACCGGCTAAATATGGATTTCCTATCGATTTCGGATCCATCCACTTCTTTGGACGATTCTCTCGGTTTGGCTTGGTACACAGGGAATCAGTACGGCAACGTTGTAGGTGCTCTCGAACAGTCGCTTAAGACTATTGCGCACAGATTCGGTCGCCGTTTACTTTTGATCGGTGGCTCCGGGGGTGGATTTGCCGCCATTCATTTGGGTGGGCTCCTCGGCGAGTTGGCTACGGTAATCGCTTGGAACCCCCAAACCGATATTTTTGAGTACAACGCAGATTTCGTGCAACGCTACCTCGGGATTGCTTTCCCGGAGGAACTGGGCGATTCGCTTGATCAGTCTGAATGGAAGGTCGAAGCTAAGGAACGGTTGAACCGCAGGGGTGTTCAGACAAACTTGCTCTCAGTTTCTTCGAAGCCTATGCAAGCCATAATCTTTCAGAATTCAAGCGATTGGCATGTCGCTGCTCATTTAGCCCCACTAATCGAATCATGGGGAATGGAGAATTTAGGTCGCGGTCTTTACCGAACTGCTCCAGATGTCATCGCGCTAATAGCTAACTTTGGGGAAGGTCATGCTGCGCTTCCCGCTGAGTTGCTGATTCCAGCCATTCATGCTCTATCTGGAAGCAATACCTCAGTGATGGACGTTTTCAAGAGTCAGGAAGTGGTGACTAAATTGTCTGTCGCGGACACTCGACTTTTGCCTCGTGACCTGCGCGGTATCTCTGACGCAATTTCTGAAGATATGTCGTTGGAACTGCAGTTCCTCCCAACTGGAATACTCAAGGTTGAAGCATTACATCGCCATTCGCCGCAAGGCATTGGACGTATGCGCTACAGATACTTTACGGAGAGTCAAACAGGTGAACGTACCTATAGGGCTAATTCATTTGCAGCATCGGCCAACATCAAAGTCGATGGGACCGATGTTTGCGCTGGTGTTGAATTATCAGACGGATTCCAGCATCATCTCATCGAACTAAGTAGTGAAATTCCTTGGGCGCGTCAACAAGTATTTATTCTTGGATCATGTGTTTCTCGCGACTCGTTTGAAGATCCGCGTGCCCCAAAACTTGCGGGATATGTGGCTCGTACTTCCCTGGCTAGCGCATTCGCTGAACATCCGCATATCGCAGTTGACTTGTTGCAGAATCCAAGTCCTTTTCAACGGCGCATGGTCCAGACGGATATCAATAAGGAACTTAAGGATCGACTCCAATCGACGCATTTTGACCTACTTCTCGTAGATCTCATTGATGAACGATTGGGTCTAATGAACGACGCAGGGGGGTATTACACAGACTCCCCGGAGCTGCGTGCTTGCAAATTCATTCCTAGCCGCGAAAACAATATCCCGCTCGGTTCGCAAGAGTATTACGACGCCTTTGATCGGGGTCTAGGGCAATTGCTTAAGGCCGTTCCCAGCACCAAGATTGTTGTCAACGAGGCATATTGGGCGGCGGTAGACACAGTGAACCAGAGTGTTGCAGACCCCGAAGTCGTTGAATTCAATAATGGAGTTCTTAAAGTGCTCTACGACAAACTTAGGGCGATTCCAGGCGTTCGTTTTATCAGCCACGAAGCTGAAGTCATGCGCGCCGACCCAAGCCATAAATGGGGCGTTTCTCCTTTCCATTTCGGGAAGGACTTCGAGTCGAGTCTGATTGCAGGTCTACGCACGATGTCAATCAGCTAG
- the murA gene encoding UDP-N-acetylglucosamine 1-carboxyvinyltransferase produces MQKVLTIQGGKPLKGTVHVRGAKNLVPKAMVAALLGDGPSVLRNVPEIKDVEVVTSLLTLHGVQVTKDPVSGDLTLDPSGAKTASAREIDAHAGDSRIPILLCGPLMHTIGEAFIPDLGGCRIGDRPIDFHLDALRQFGAVVDKVDGGISISARKGLRGTKLELEYPSVGATEQVLLTAVKADGITELKNAAVEPEILDLIAILQKMGALITVQTDRVIRIEGVKRLGGFNHRALPDRNEGASWASAALATKGDIYVQGADQQDLTSFLNTYRKIGGDFEVDDNGIRFFHPGGKLNPLVVETDVHPGFMTDWQQPLVVALTQAEGVSIVHETVYENRFGFTDALVRMGATIQLHRECLGAVPCRFGQRNFLHSAVITGPSKLHGVDFVIPDLRGGFSHIIAALAAEGVSNASGIDIISRGYEHFMDKLQGLGADVTLS; encoded by the coding sequence ATGCAAAAGGTACTTACCATCCAGGGTGGCAAGCCACTAAAGGGCACTGTTCACGTTCGTGGTGCCAAGAACCTTGTACCGAAAGCAATGGTTGCAGCGTTGCTTGGTGACGGTCCATCGGTTCTTCGGAACGTTCCGGAGATCAAGGACGTCGAAGTAGTTACTTCGCTCCTTACTTTGCATGGAGTTCAGGTCACCAAGGATCCTGTGTCCGGAGACCTCACCTTGGACCCTTCAGGCGCGAAGACGGCGTCTGCTCGCGAGATTGACGCCCACGCCGGCGACTCTCGCATCCCGATTCTTTTGTGCGGTCCATTGATGCACACCATCGGTGAAGCCTTCATTCCAGATCTCGGTGGTTGCCGCATCGGCGACCGTCCCATCGATTTCCACCTTGATGCCCTCCGCCAGTTCGGCGCGGTTGTTGACAAGGTTGACGGTGGTATTTCCATCTCTGCCCGTAAGGGATTGCGCGGCACCAAGCTCGAGCTCGAGTACCCATCGGTGGGTGCAACGGAACAAGTTTTGCTGACAGCCGTGAAGGCTGACGGCATTACCGAGTTGAAGAACGCGGCAGTCGAGCCAGAGATTCTTGACCTCATCGCCATCTTGCAGAAGATGGGCGCACTTATCACTGTCCAGACTGATCGCGTCATTCGCATCGAGGGCGTCAAGCGTTTGGGCGGCTTCAACCACCGTGCGTTGCCTGACCGCAACGAAGGTGCAAGCTGGGCTTCGGCCGCGTTGGCGACCAAGGGCGATATTTACGTCCAGGGCGCAGACCAGCAGGACCTCACCTCCTTCCTCAACACCTACCGAAAGATCGGTGGCGACTTCGAGGTAGACGACAACGGCATTCGCTTCTTCCACCCAGGCGGCAAGCTCAATCCGCTGGTCGTTGAGACGGACGTGCACCCAGGCTTTATGACGGACTGGCAGCAGCCTCTCGTGGTGGCGCTGACGCAGGCTGAAGGCGTCTCGATCGTCCACGAAACCGTCTACGAGAACCGTTTCGGATTCACTGACGCTCTGGTGCGAATGGGCGCAACCATTCAGTTGCACCGCGAGTGCTTGGGCGCTGTTCCATGCCGTTTCGGCCAGCGTAACTTCCTGCACTCTGCAGTCATCACCGGTCCTTCAAAGCTTCACGGAGTGGACTTTGTGATTCCAGATTTGCGCGGCGGTTTCTCGCACATCATTGCAGCTCTGGCAGCAGAGGGCGTCTCAAATGCTTCCGGCATTGACATCATCAGCCGTGGCTATGAACACTTCATGGATAAGCTGCAAGGACTAGGCGCAGACGTCACCCTGTCCTAA
- a CDS encoding lysophospholipid acyltransferase family protein, whose amino-acid sequence MAESIKTRAVFGALAAIVRPSMAALMSQKWTGFEKLPKDGFIACPNHTSEIDPLVVALPLYVKGYLPRFLAKDSLFRVPGLGQILRATGQIPVERTGLSANRSLKAARNVLDNGGAILIYTEGTLTRDPDLWPMRGKTGAARLALQTGAPVVPIVHWGTNDFLPRYSKKFSLFPRKTVRVHAGEPVDLSDLRDRPRTKEILEEATARITRSLTTELAKLRGEEPPAVVWDPEQHGQAAVGRGSFDRETRETREAGTPKGVQQ is encoded by the coding sequence ATGGCAGAGTCGATCAAAACCCGGGCTGTCTTCGGAGCGTTGGCAGCAATTGTGCGCCCTTCGATGGCCGCTCTCATGTCCCAGAAGTGGACAGGGTTCGAAAAGCTTCCGAAGGACGGCTTTATCGCATGTCCTAACCACACGTCCGAGATTGATCCTCTCGTCGTAGCGCTACCACTGTATGTAAAGGGCTACCTTCCTCGGTTCCTTGCCAAAGACTCGCTTTTCCGCGTGCCTGGCTTGGGACAGATCCTGCGAGCCACAGGCCAGATCCCGGTGGAACGTACTGGTCTCAGTGCCAACCGCTCGCTCAAGGCGGCTCGTAACGTCCTGGACAACGGTGGCGCCATCCTCATCTACACCGAGGGCACGCTCACACGCGATCCTGACCTGTGGCCGATGCGTGGCAAGACGGGCGCTGCTCGTCTTGCGCTGCAAACGGGCGCTCCTGTTGTGCCCATCGTCCATTGGGGCACGAACGATTTCCTTCCTCGCTACTCCAAGAAGTTCAGCTTGTTCCCCCGCAAGACCGTTCGCGTTCATGCGGGTGAGCCGGTAGACCTTTCCGATCTCCGGGACCGTCCTCGCACGAAAGAAATTCTTGAAGAGGCGACAGCGCGTATAACTCGTTCGTTGACGACGGAATTGGCAAAGCTGCGTGGCGAAGAACCGCCGGCGGTCGTCTGGGATCCTGAACAGCACGGCCAAGCAGCAGTTGGGCGTGGATCGTTCGACCGTGAGACGCGTGAGACGCGTGAGGCGGGCACGCCGAAGGGTGTTCAACAGTGA
- a CDS encoding NAD(P)H-dependent glycerol-3-phosphate dehydrogenase, with translation MNAPARRIAVLGAGSWGTTFAKLAADSNRDAQVILWARRNDVVQEINSKHTNAQYLGDTVLPSNIVATDDITAALKDSPLVVLAVPAQSLREQLQSVKGHLADDACIVSLMKGLERGTDLRMSEVISEVLEIPMDRIAVLSGPNLAMEIARKEPTASVIACSDTDRAAWIASSLVPDYFRPYTNSDVIGVEIGGIVKNVIALAVGICDGMGMGDNTKASVITRGLAETTRLAMALGGKAETLSGLAGLGDLVATCASPLSRNRTAGRLIGQGHAVDDLANHMTQTAEGTKSAAAVLHLARKNNVDMPITEAVVAVLEGTLTVDSMANRLLGRRLKSEGIPS, from the coding sequence GTGAACGCACCAGCGCGCCGCATCGCGGTTCTCGGCGCAGGTAGCTGGGGGACGACGTTTGCCAAGCTAGCGGCAGACTCAAACCGCGACGCACAGGTGATTTTGTGGGCACGACGCAACGACGTCGTGCAGGAAATCAACTCGAAGCATACGAATGCCCAGTACCTTGGCGACACCGTTCTGCCCTCAAATATTGTGGCGACTGACGACATCACGGCGGCCTTGAAAGATTCGCCGTTAGTGGTCTTGGCAGTGCCTGCGCAGTCTCTCCGGGAGCAGTTGCAATCCGTCAAAGGGCATCTCGCGGACGATGCATGCATCGTGAGCTTGATGAAGGGACTGGAACGCGGGACCGACCTTCGCATGTCAGAGGTCATTTCCGAAGTCTTGGAGATACCCATGGACCGCATCGCGGTCCTGTCCGGGCCAAATCTCGCGATGGAAATTGCACGCAAGGAACCCACTGCCTCCGTGATTGCGTGTTCCGACACCGATCGCGCTGCATGGATTGCCTCATCCCTGGTTCCCGACTACTTCCGCCCTTACACGAACAGCGACGTTATTGGCGTGGAGATTGGTGGCATCGTCAAAAACGTGATTGCCCTCGCCGTGGGAATCTGCGACGGCATGGGCATGGGGGACAACACCAAAGCTTCCGTTATCACGCGTGGTCTGGCAGAAACCACTCGATTGGCCATGGCCCTTGGCGGCAAAGCAGAGACGCTGTCCGGGCTTGCCGGGCTCGGCGACTTGGTTGCCACGTGCGCTTCGCCGCTGTCGCGTAACCGCACCGCTGGCCGACTTATTGGGCAAGGACACGCCGTCGATGACTTGGCGAACCACATGACACAGACAGCCGAAGGCACAAAGTCTGCTGCCGCGGTTTTGCACCTAGCTCGAAAAAATAATGTAGACATGCCTATTACTGAAGCCGTGGTGGCGGTACTAGAAGGTACTCTCACGGTGGACTCTATGGCGAACCGGCTTCTTGGTCGGCGATTGAAATCGGAAGGTATTCCCTCATGA